One part of the Ursus arctos isolate Adak ecotype North America unplaced genomic scaffold, UrsArc2.0 scaffold_14, whole genome shotgun sequence genome encodes these proteins:
- the CTDNEP1 gene encoding CTD nuclear envelope phosphatase 1 → MMRTQCLLGLRTFVAFAAKLWSFFIYLLRRQIRTVIQYQTVRYDILPLSPVSRNRLGQVKRKILVLDLDETLIHSHHDGVLRPTVRPGTPPDFILKVVIDKHPVRFFVHKRPHVDFFLEVVSQWYELVVFTASMEIYGSAVADKLDNSRSILKRRYYRQHCTLELGSYIKDLSVVHSDLSSIVILDNSPGAYRSHPDNAIPIKSWFSDPSDTALLNLLPMLDALRFTADVRSVLSRNLHQHRLW, encoded by the exons ATGATGCGGACGCAGTGTCTGCTGGGGCTGCGCACGTTCGTGGCCTTCGCCGCCAAGCTCTGGAGCTTCTTCATTTACCTTTTGCGGAGGCAGATCCGCACG GTAATTCAGTACCAGACCGTTCGATATGATATCCTCCCCCTATCTCCTGTGTCCCGGAATCGGCTAG GTCAGGTGAAGAGGAAGATCCTGGTGCTGGATCTGGATGAGACGCTTATCCATTCCCATCACGATGGGGTCCTGAGGCCCACAGTCCGGCCTGGAACGCCTCCTGACTTCATCctcaag GTGGTAATAGACAAACATCCCGTCCGGTTTTTTGTACATAAGAGGCCCCATGTGGATTTCTTCTTAGAAGTG GTGAGTCAGTGGTACGAGCTGGTGGTGTTCACAGCAAGCATGGAGATTTACGGCTCTGCTGTGGCAGATAAACTGGACAATAGCAGGAGCATTCTCAAGAGGAGATACTACAGACAG CACTGCACTTTGGAACTGGGCAGCTACATCAAGGACCTCTCTGTGGTCCACAGCGACCTCTCCAGCATCGTGATCCTGGATAACTCCCCAGGGGCTTACAGGAGCCATCCAG ACAATGCCATCCCCATCAAATCGTGGTTCAGTGACCCCAGTGACACGGCCCTTCTCAACCTGCTTCCGATGCTGGATGCGCTCAG GTTCACCGCTGATGTCCGTTCTGTGCTGAGCCGAAACCTTCACCAACACAGGCTCTGGTGA
- the SLC16A11 gene encoding monocarboxylate transporter 11: MTPKPAGPPDGGWGWVVAAAAFAVNGLSYGLLRSLGLALPDLAEHFDRSTQDTAWVSALALAVQQAASPVGSALSTRWGARPVVMVGGVLTSLGFVFSAFARSLLHLYLGLGVLAGSGWALVFAPALGTLSRYFSRRRVLAVGLALTGNGASSLLLAPTLQLLLDTFGWRGALLLLGAITLHLAPCGALLRPLVLPGDPPAPPRGPLAALGLDLFARRAFLVFALGTALVGGGYFVPYVHLAPHALDGGLGGYGAALVVAVAAVGDAGARLLSGWLADQGWVPLSRLLAVFGALTGLGLLAVGLVPLVGSQEGCGGALLAAAGAYGLSAGSYAPLVFGVLPGLVGVGGVVQATGLVMMLMSLGGLLGPPLSGFLRDETGDFTASFLACGSFILAGSFIYMGLPGALPSCRPASRPATPPPERGELLPAPQVALLSPGGPQSTLDTTC; this comes from the exons ATGACCCCCAAGCCGGCCGGACCCCCGGacgggggctggggctgggtggtgGCAGCCGCAGCCTTCGCGGTGAATGGGCTCTCCTACGGGCTGTTACGCTCCCTGGGCCTTGCCCTCCCTGACCTCGCGGAGCACTTTGACCGAAGCACTCAGGATACTGCGTGGGTCAGCGCCCTGGCCCTGGCGGTGCAGCAGGCAGCCA GCCCAGTGGGCAGCGCCCTGAGCACCCGCTGGGGGGCGCGCCCGGTGGTGATGGTTGGGGGCGTCCTCACCTCGCTGGGCTTCGTCTTCTCGGCGTTCGCCCGCAGTCTGCTGCACCTCTACCTTGGCCTGGGCGTCCTTgctg GCTCTGGCTGGGCCCTGGTGTTCGCCCCGGCCCTCGGGACCCTGTCCCGTTACTTCTCCCGCCGTCGAGTCTTGGCCGTGGGGCTGGCCCTCACAGGCAACGGGGCCTCCTCGCTGCTCCTGGCGCCCACCCTGCAACTCCTCCTTGATACTTTCGGCTGGCGGGGCGCCCTGCTCCTTCTCGGCGCCATTACCCTCCACCTCGCCCCCTGCGGCGCCCTGCTGCGACCCCTGGTGCTCCCTGGCGACCCCCCGGCCCCACCCCGCGGGCCCTTAGCCGCCCTCGGCCTGGATCTCTTCGCGCGCCGGGCCTTCTTGGTTTTTGCTCTGGGCACAGCCCTGGTCGGGGGCGGGTACTTCGTCCCCTACGTGCACTTGGCCCCTCACGCTCTAGACGGGGGCCTGGGCGGCTATGGGGCGGCgctggtggtggcggtggccgCGGTGGGGGATGCGGGCGCGCGGCTCCTCAGCGGGTGGCTGGCGGACCAGGGCTGGGTGCCCCTCTCGCGGCTGCTGGCGGTGTTCGGGGCTCTGAccgggctggggctgctggccgTGGGGCTGGTGCCCTTGGTGGGGAGCCAGGAGGGCTGCGGGGGGGCCCTGCTGGCCGCGGCCGGGGCCTACGGGCTCAGCGCTGGAAGTTACGCGCCGTTGGTGTTCGGTGTGCTGCCGGGGCTGGTGGGCGTCGGCGGTGTGGTCCAGGCCACAGGGCTGGTGATGATGCTGATGAGCCTTGGGGGGCTTCTGGGCCCTCCCCTGTCAG GCTTCCTAAGGGACGAGACGGGAGATTTCACGGCCTCCTTCTTGGCGTGCGGCTCTTTCATCCTCGCCGGCAGCTTCATCTACATGGGGCTGCCGGGGGCGCTGCCCTCCTGCCGGCCAGCCTCCCGGCCGGCCACCCCTCCCCCCGAGAGGGGGGAGCTGCTCCCGGCTCCTCAAGTTGCCCTGCTTTCCCCTGGAGGCCCTCAGTCCACTCTGGACACCACTTGTTGA
- the SLC16A13 gene encoding monocarboxylate transporter 13 isoform X1, which yields MAHRAEPPDGGWGWMVVLSAFFQSALVFGVLRSFGVFFVELVAAFEERAARVSWIASIGIAVQQFGSPVGSALSTKYGPRPVVMAGGILAASGMLLASLATSLTHLYLSIGLLSGSGWALTFTPTLACLSRYFSRRRSLATGLALTGVGLSSFAFAPLFQWLVSRYAWRGALLLVSALSLHLVACGALLRPLSLREDPVMGGPGAQLISLLHHGPFLRYTAALTLINTGYFIPYVHLVAHLQDLDWDPLSAAFLLSVVAISDLVGRVASGWLGDAVPGPVARLLMLWTTLTGVSLALFPVARTPMALMALAVAYGFTSGALTPVAFSVLPELVGTGRIYCGLGLVQMVESIGGLLGAPLSGYLRDVTGNYTASFVVAGAFLLAGSGILTTLPHFCSSASTSKPQDLVTEAVDTKVSLPKEGLGED from the exons ATGGCGCACAGGGCCGAGCCCCCCgacgggggctgggggtggatgGTGGTGCTGTCCGCGTTCTTCCAGTCGGCGCTGGTGTTCGGGGTGCTCCGCTCTTTCGGCGTCTTCTTCGTGGAGTTGGTGGCGGCGTTTGAAGAGCGGGCGGCGCGGGTCTCCTGGATCGCCTCCATCGGGATCGCGGTGCAGCAGTTTGGGA GTCCCGTGGGCAGTGCCCTGAGCACGAAGTATGGACCCAGGCCCGTGGTGATGGCCGGGGGCATCTTGGCTGCGTCGGGGATGCTGCTCGCCTCCCTTGCTACTTCCTTGACTCACCTGTACCTCAGTATTGGGCTGCTCTCAG GCTCTGGCTGGGCCTTGACCTTCACTCCGACCCTGGCTTGCCTGTCCCGTTACTTCTCTCGACGGCGATCCCTGGCCACAGGGCTGGCACTGACTGGCGTGGGCCTCTCTTCCTTTGCCTTCGCCCCACTTTTCCAATGGCTGGTCAGCCGCTATGCCTGGCGGGGGGCCCTACTGCTGGTgtctgccctctccctccacctggtGGCCTGTGGCGCTCTCCTCCGCCCACTCTCCCTGAGGGAGGACCCTGTCATGGGTGGCCCTGGGGCCCAGCTCATCTCCCTCCTGCATCACGGCCCCTTCCTCCGTTACACTGCTGCCCTTACGCTGATCAACACTGGCTACTTCATTCCCTACGTGCACCTGGTGGCCCACCTCCAGGACCTGGATTGGGACCCACTGTCTGCTGCCTTCCTACTCTCGGTCGTGGCTATTTCTGACCTCGTGGGACGTGTGGCTTCTGGGTGGCTAGGAGATGCAGTCCCAGGACCTGTGGCACGACTCCTGATGCTCTGGACCACCCTGACTGGGGTGTCACTGGCCCTGTTCCCCGTGGCTCGCACTCCCATGGCCCTGATGGCTCTTGCCGTGGCCTATGGCTTCACATCAGGGGCCCTGACCCCGGTGGCGTTCTCCGTGTTGCCTGAACTGGTGGGGACTGGAAGGATATACTGTGGCCTGGGACTGGTACAGATGGTCGAGAGCATCGGGGGTCTGCTGGGGGCTCCTCTGTCAG GCTACCTCCGGGACGTGACAGGCAACTACACTGCGTCATTCGTGGTGGCTGGGGCCTTCCTTCTTGCAGGGAGTGGCATCCTCACCACTCTGCCTCACTTCTGCTCCTCAGCctccacctccaagccccaggacCTTGTCACAGAGGCAGTGGATACCAAAGTCTCTCTGCCCAAGGAAGGGCTGGGAGAGGACTGA
- the SLC16A13 gene encoding monocarboxylate transporter 13 isoform X2, whose product MAGGILAASGMLLASLATSLTHLYLSIGLLSGSGWALTFTPTLACLSRYFSRRRSLATGLALTGVGLSSFAFAPLFQWLVSRYAWRGALLLVSALSLHLVACGALLRPLSLREDPVMGGPGAQLISLLHHGPFLRYTAALTLINTGYFIPYVHLVAHLQDLDWDPLSAAFLLSVVAISDLVGRVASGWLGDAVPGPVARLLMLWTTLTGVSLALFPVARTPMALMALAVAYGFTSGALTPVAFSVLPELVGTGRIYCGLGLVQMVESIGGLLGAPLSGYLRDVTGNYTASFVVAGAFLLAGSGILTTLPHFCSSASTSKPQDLVTEAVDTKVSLPKEGLGED is encoded by the exons ATGGCCGGGGGCATCTTGGCTGCGTCGGGGATGCTGCTCGCCTCCCTTGCTACTTCCTTGACTCACCTGTACCTCAGTATTGGGCTGCTCTCAG GCTCTGGCTGGGCCTTGACCTTCACTCCGACCCTGGCTTGCCTGTCCCGTTACTTCTCTCGACGGCGATCCCTGGCCACAGGGCTGGCACTGACTGGCGTGGGCCTCTCTTCCTTTGCCTTCGCCCCACTTTTCCAATGGCTGGTCAGCCGCTATGCCTGGCGGGGGGCCCTACTGCTGGTgtctgccctctccctccacctggtGGCCTGTGGCGCTCTCCTCCGCCCACTCTCCCTGAGGGAGGACCCTGTCATGGGTGGCCCTGGGGCCCAGCTCATCTCCCTCCTGCATCACGGCCCCTTCCTCCGTTACACTGCTGCCCTTACGCTGATCAACACTGGCTACTTCATTCCCTACGTGCACCTGGTGGCCCACCTCCAGGACCTGGATTGGGACCCACTGTCTGCTGCCTTCCTACTCTCGGTCGTGGCTATTTCTGACCTCGTGGGACGTGTGGCTTCTGGGTGGCTAGGAGATGCAGTCCCAGGACCTGTGGCACGACTCCTGATGCTCTGGACCACCCTGACTGGGGTGTCACTGGCCCTGTTCCCCGTGGCTCGCACTCCCATGGCCCTGATGGCTCTTGCCGTGGCCTATGGCTTCACATCAGGGGCCCTGACCCCGGTGGCGTTCTCCGTGTTGCCTGAACTGGTGGGGACTGGAAGGATATACTGTGGCCTGGGACTGGTACAGATGGTCGAGAGCATCGGGGGTCTGCTGGGGGCTCCTCTGTCAG GCTACCTCCGGGACGTGACAGGCAACTACACTGCGTCATTCGTGGTGGCTGGGGCCTTCCTTCTTGCAGGGAGTGGCATCCTCACCACTCTGCCTCACTTCTGCTCCTCAGCctccacctccaagccccaggacCTTGTCACAGAGGCAGTGGATACCAAAGTCTCTCTGCCCAAGGAAGGGCTGGGAGAGGACTGA
- the ELP5 gene encoding elongator complex protein 5 — MESVLALGGFVLLRDSVEWEGRSLLKALIKKSALCGEQVHILGCEVSEDEFREGFDSSINSRLIYHDLFRDPLNWSQTGEALPGGPLGALQAMCRRTHPGPVTIALDSLSWLLLHIPCTALCQALGALSRQHAHPGGGSPAEPVRVLGLFHEELHGPGPLGALSSLAQTEVTLSGTMGQASAHILSRRPRQRPAHQTQWFSILPDFSLDLQGGPPLESQPHADPHTAPVDPTAHVTFNLHLSKKEREAKDSLTLPFQFSSEKQQALLRAGPSQATSHIFYEPDAYDDLDQEDPDDDLDV; from the exons ATGGAGTCGGTGTTGGCTCTGGGCGGCTTCGTGTTGCTGCGGG ACTCCGTGGAGTGGGAGGGGCGCAGTCTCTTGAAGGCGCTTATCAAGAAATCTGCACTGTG TGGGGAGCAGGTCCACATCCTGGGCTGCGAAGTGAGCGAGGACGAGTTCCGTGAAGGCTTTGACTCCAGTATCAACAGCCG GCTGATTTACCATGACCTCTTCAGGGACCCTCTCAACTGgtcacagactggggaagcccttCCAGGGGGACCCCTGGGAGCCTTGCAAGCCATGTGCAGGAGGACACATCCTGGTCCTGTCACCATTGCTCTCGATTCACTCAGCTGGCTGCTGCTGCACATTCCCTGTACTGCCCTCTGCCAGGCCCTCGGTGCCTTGAGCCGTCAGCACGCCCACCCTG gTGGCGGCTCCCCGGCAGAGCCCGTGCGAGTGCTCGGCCTGTTCCATGAAGAGCTCCATGGCCCGGGCCCCCTGGGAGCACTGAGCAGCCTGGCCCAGACTGAAGTGACCCTGAGTGGGACAATGGGCCAGGCTTCGGCCCACATCCTCTCTCGGAGGCCCCGACAGCGCCCAGCCCATCAG ACCCAATGGTTCTCCATCCTGCCTGACTTCAGCCTGGATCTCCAAGGGGGACCCCCACTAGAGTCCCAGCCCCACGCAGATCCTCACACAGCCCCG GTGGACCCCACAGCTCATGTGACCTTTAACCTTCACCTGTCCAAGAAAGAGCGAGAAGCCAAAGACAGCCTGACACTGCCCTTCCAGTTCAGCTCTGAAAA aCAGCAGGCTCTACTGCGTGCTGGGCCCAGCCAGGCCACCAGCCACATCTTCTATGAGCCCGACGCATATGATGACCTGGACCAGGAAGACCCAGATGATGACCTGGATGTTTGA
- the GABARAP gene encoding gamma-aminobutyric acid receptor-associated protein: MKFVYKEEHPFEKRRSEGEKIRKKYPDRVPVIVEKAPKARIGDLDKKKYLVPSDLTVGQFYFLIRKRIHLRAEDALFFFVNNVIPPTSATMGQLYQEHHEEDFFLYIAYSDESVYGL; the protein is encoded by the exons ATGAAGTTCGTGTATAAAGAGGAGCATCCGTTCGAGAAACGCCGCTCTGAGGGCGAGAAGATCCGAAAGAAATACCCGGACCGGGTTCCG GTGATAGTAGAAAAGGCTCCCAAAGCTCGGATAGGAGACCTGGACAAAAAGAAATACCTGGTGCCTTCTGATCTCACAG TTGGTCAGTTCTACTTCTTGATCCGGAAGCGAATTCATCTCCGAGCTGAGGatgccttgtttttctttgtcaacAACGTCATTCCACCCACCAGTGCCACAATGGGTCAGCTATACCAG GAACACCACGAAGAAGACTTCTTTCTATACATCGCCTACAGTGATGAAAGTGTCTACGGTCTGTGA